In Nicotiana tabacum cultivar K326 chromosome 17, ASM71507v2, whole genome shotgun sequence, one DNA window encodes the following:
- the LOC107818810 gene encoding uncharacterized protein LOC107818810 isoform X6 — MSNYVQTAILDRASEDLEIIRSERKRNMGNLESLLKQLSTQVFQGGGFDRPLVTKRRSRLCVAVRASHRSLLPNAVILDTSSSGSTYFMEPKEAVELNNMEVKLSSSERIEEQTILSLLTSEIAESNMKIKHLLDRILEIDLAFARAAHAQWIGGACPALSSRNCNNSQSELLSIDVEGIRHPLLLESSLRNLSTDVFPRSPDLDQGNGVMNFETKSSAHFPVPIDIKVGHGTKVVVISGPNTGGKTASMKTLGLASMMLKAGMYLPAQNQPRLPWFDLILADIGDQQSLEQSLSTFSGHISRLREILEVASRESLVLIDEIGSGTDPSEGVALSESILQYLKDRVNLAVITTHYADLTRLKEKDNRFETAATEFSLETLQPTYRILWGSKGESNALNIAKSMGFDERIIDRAVLWVNKLTPDKQQEQKGLLYRSLIEESDRLEYQAMEAASLHSDIMNIYNEYFLFSFFHAMKINKEAQDLEGREEAIKAKETHEIQQEVRTVKNEIHTIVEKFESQLRNASADEINPLVKKAESAIASIVEAHQPSKDSLFREIGQSLYTPQIGEQVYVKAFGNKLATVVEEPGDDDSILVQYGKIRVRVGKRSVRPIPPDASSGAAVLKTQVQRIKSLRDLGSLAEAGKNQQDSYGPVLQTSKNTIDLRGLRVEDASHQLNMAIDSRAPNSVLFVIHGMGTGVVKESAHKLLRDHPRVVKFEQESPMNYGCTVAYIK; from the exons ATGTCTAATTATGTTCAAACAG CAATCCTTGACAGAGCTAGTGAAGATTTGGAAATTATAAGGTCTGAGAGAAAACGGAACATGGGAAATCTAGAATCATTGTTGAAGCAATTATCAACTCAAGTTTTTCAGGGTGGGGGATTTGACAGACCTTTAGTAACCAAGCGCCGTTCAAGACTGTGTGTTGCTGTCAGAGCTTCCCATAGATCTTTGCTTCCTAATGCCGTAATCCTAGATACGAGCAGTAGTGGATCTACATATTTCATGGAACCTAAAGAGGCAGTTGAGTTGAACAACATGGAAGTTAAGCTTTCTAGTTCTGAGAGGATTGAGGAGCAAACAATTTTGAGTTTGCTTACATCGGAAATAGCTGAATCTAATATGAAAATAAAACACTTATTAGATAGAATATTGGAAATTGATCTTGCATTTGCAAGAGCTGCTCATGCTCAATGGATAGGTGGTGCCTGTCCAGCTTTAAGTTCAAGAAATTGTAACAATTCCCAATCTGAACTTTTATCTATAGATGTAGAAGGGATACGGCATCCATTGCTTCTTGAGTCCTCTTTGAGAAACTTGTCCACTGATGTGTTCCCAAGGTCGCCTGATTTGGATCAGGGAAATGGTGTCATGAATTTTGAAACAAAATCTAGTGCACATTTCCCTGTGCCCATCGATATTAAAGTTGGTCATGGAACAAAGGTTGTTGTCATCTCGGGCCCTAATACTGGAGGGAAAACGGCTTCAATGAAGACTCTAGGACTGGCTTCTATGATGTTGAAAGCCGGTATGTATTTGCCTGCCCAAAATCAACCACGGCTTCCATGGTTTGATCTCATTCTGGCAGACATAGGAGACCAGCAG TCTCTGGAACAAAGTCTGTCAACCTTTAGTGGGCACATTTCACGGCTTCGTGAGATTCTGGAAGTCGCTTCTAGAGAATCTTTAGTTCTTATTGATGAAATCGGAAGTGGGACCGATCCTTCAGAAGGTGTAGCACTTTCAGAAAGCATTCTGCAATATCTCAAGGACAGGGTTAATTTAGCTGTTATAACTACCCACTATGCAGATTTAACTCGCTTAAAAGAAAAGGACAATCGGTTTGAAACTGCAGCAACAGAGTTTTCCTTGGAGACTCTACAGCCTACCTATCGGATTCTTTGGGGAAGCAAGGGAGAATCGAATGCCTTAAATATTGCAAAATCAATGGGCTTTGATGAAAGAATAATTGACCGAGCAGTATTATGGGTGAACAAATTGACACCGGACAAGCAGCAGGAGCAGAAGGGATTACTTTATCGTTCACTAATTGAAGAAAGTGACAGACTAGAATATCAAGCAATGGAAGCTGCTTCTCTTCATTCAGATATTATGAACATTTATAATGAG tattttcttttttcctttttccatgCAATGAAGATCAACAAGGAAGCACAAGATCTAGAGGGACGTGAAGAAGCCATCAAAGCAAAGGAAACGCATGAAATCCAACAGGAAGTGAGGACTGTGAAAAATGAGATCCACACTATAGTAGAGAAGTTTGAGAGCCAACTCAGAAATGCAAGTGCTGACGAGATTAATCCACTTGTGAAAAAAGCTGAATCTGCTATTGCATCGATAGTTGAAGCTCATCAGCCTAGTAAAGATTCTCTATTCAGAGAAATAGGCCAGAGCCTTTACACACCTCAGATCGGAGAACAAGTATATGTGAAGGCCTTTGGAAATAAGTTAGCCACTGTAGTTGAGGAACCTGGGGATGATGACAGTATCCTTGTTCAATATGGAAAAATCAGAGTCCGCGTGGGCAAACGTAGTGTAAGACCCATTCCCCCTGATGCTTCTTCCGGTGCAGCTGTCCTGAAAACCCAG GTACAGCGGATCAAGAGTCTTAGGGACCTTGGAAGTCTTGCTGAAGCAGGCAAAAATCAACAGGATTCTTATGGCCCTGTGCTGCAGACATCTAAAAACACCATAGACTTGCGTGGCCTGAGAGTGGAGGATGCTTCGCACCAGCTCAACATGGCTATTGACTCAAGAGCGCCTAATTCTGTTCTTTTTGTTATTCATGGGATGGGCACTGGGGTTGTAAAAGAATCTGCACATAAATTACTAAGAGATCATCCTCGTGTTGTTAAGTTTGAACAGGAAAGTCCTATGAATTATGGTTGTACAGTTGCTTATATCAAATGA
- the LOC107824684 gene encoding stem-specific protein TSJT1: protein MLAVFEQSIGRPPPELSLPQAGIQKKEAKTREEIAESFKTWKQDSTFYHLFNGNFMAFSHGNENPLQPRSIVVMDDVFCIFSGALDNTFDLRKHYGLSRQATEAMIMVEAYKVLRDRAPYPPDQVIKELEGKFAFILFDSKASTLFLARDRDGCVPLHWGTAADGSLVCSDDSEFIQASCGKFYTPFPPGCIFISDTGLISFDHPLHKVKAIAREDDEGNINAVIFQVDLYTKLHSIPRRGSAANWAGATVVEGD, encoded by the exons ATGTTGGCTGTGTTTGAGCAATCCATTGGTAGGCCACCTCCAGAGTTGAGCCTTCCTCAAGCAGGTATACAGAAAAAGGAGGCTAAAACAAGGGAAGAGATTGCAGAAAGTTTCAAAACATGGAAGCAAGACTCAACTTTTTACCACCTTTTCAATGGGAATTTCATGGCTTTTTCTCATGGAAATGAAAACCCTTTACAACCAAG GTCTATTGTTGTGATGGATGATGTCTTCTGCATATTCTCTGGGGCTTTAGATAACACTTTTGATTTGAGAAAACATTATGGTCTTTCAAGACAAGCCACAGAGGCTATGATTATGGTTGAAGCTTACAAAGTTTTAAGGGATCGGGCGCCATACCCTCCTGATCAAGTCATCAAAGAACTTGAAGGCAAATTTGCTTTCATTCTGTTTGACTCAAAAGCTTCTACTCTTTTTCTTGCCAGG GATCGCGATGGATGTGTGCCGTTACACTGGGGAACTGCTGCAGATGGGTCTTTAGTATGTTCCGATGATTCAGAGTTCATTCAAGCTTCTTGTGGAAAATTCTATACCCCATTTCCTCCAG GGTGTATCTTCATAAGTGACACTGGACTAATAAGCTTTGATCATCCACTGCACAAAGTAAAAGCAATTGCACGCGAAGATGATGAAGGAAACATCAATGCTGTGATTTTCCAGGTGGATTTGTACACCAAACTCCACAGCATTCCACGCCGGGGAAGTGCTGCCAATTGGGCAGGTGCCACTGTGGTTGAAGGAGACTGA
- the LOC107824681 gene encoding anther-specific protein TA-29 produces MVAPKWVFISFMILLSLAICSGQPVTSDAIKAKEADHDNLKAHTLSNIDAKGFGGGGGFGIGGGWAGGGGGGGDGGGSDTPNYGYNPGCSIHGCTVPGFGFLPKPVFGVPVYSPGCGYVCPADIPTGGMTESKITGISQSARLYRCKPGPNMCDSKDCNELLLHFVFPMQDKHDNKQEHLRYGGRRGIGLTVGGVGGFGIGFGAWGGGGGGGGGGSDAPGCSNDGCDPGFGCPPGCGYACPANNPSGGITEFHISGLSRFDGPYRCRPDMCESEDCNELLLHFVSPMQHKHENRHDHIVERSDEEEAHHQSKQHKDEDIIN; encoded by the coding sequence ATGGTAGCTCCAAAATGggttttcatttcttttatgaTTTTGCTAAGCTTAGCAATATGCTCTGGCCAGCCTGTTACCTCTGATGCAATTAAGGCTAAGGAAGCTGATCATGACAACCTCAAAGCTCACACTCTGAGTAATATCGACGCCAAAGGCTTTGGAGGAGGCGGTGGATTTGGCATTGGTGGTGGTTGGGCCGGTGGTGGTGGAGGTGGTGGAGATGGTGGTGGTTCTGACACCCCTAACTACGGTTATAACCCTGGCTGCAGTATCCATGGTTGCACTGTCCCTGGCTTTGGTTTCCTACCTAAACCTGTCTTTGGTGTCCCAGTCTATTCCCCTGGTTGTGGCTATGTGTGTCCGGCCGATATTCCTACTGGAGGAATGACTGAATCCAAAATCACAGGAATATCACAATCCGCTAGACTATACCGTTGCAAGCCAGGGCCAAATATGTGTGACAGTAAAGACTGTAATGAGCTTCTCCTACACTTTGTTTTCCCAATGCAAGACAAACATGACAATAAACAAGAACATCTAAGATATGGAGGACGCCGAGGTATAGGTCTCACTGTGGGAGGAGTTGGCGGTTTTGGAATTGGTTTTGGTGCTTGGGGTGGTGGTGGTGGCGGAGGAGGTGGTGGTTCTGATGCCCCTGGTTGTAGTAACGATGGCTGTGACCCTGGTTTTGGCTGTCCCCCGGGCTGTGGTTATGCATGTCCTGCCAACAATCCTAGTGGAGGAATAACTGAATTCCATATCTCAGGATTATCACGATTCGATGGACCTTACAGATGTAGGCCAGATATGTGTGAAAGTGAAGATTGTAATgaacttcttctacactttgtttCTCCAATGCAACACAAACATGAGAACCGACATGATCATATAGTAGAAAGGAGTGATGAGGAGGAAGCGCATCATCAGTCAAAGCAGCATAAAGACGAAGACATCATAAACTAG